From Oncorhynchus keta strain PuntledgeMale-10-30-2019 chromosome 25, Oket_V2, whole genome shotgun sequence, one genomic window encodes:
- the LOC118358125 gene encoding RING finger and CHY zinc finger domain-containing protein 1 isoform X1, which yields MASLVGCEHYVRRCLLKAPCCGKAYVCRLCHDAEEDHQMDRFLVKEVQCSVCTTVQQAQQTCVECNVTFGEYYCDICHLFDKDKKQYHCQPCGICRIGPREKYFHCEKCNLCLAGDLRGNHKCVENVSRQNCPVCMEDIHTSRIGAQILPCGHLLHKTCFDDMVQTGAYRCPLCMHSAWNMEHNWEQMDKEITQSPMPTEYQDATVKIICNDCQTQCTVPFHVLGMKCSGCGSYNTAQNGGLIRQSREPQPQEPEQQPQSPLPEP from the exons atggcTTCTCTGGTTGGATGTGAACACTACGTGCGCCGTTGTTTGTTGAAA GCTCCGTGTTGTGGTAAAGCATACGTTTGTCGCCTGTGCCATGACGCTGAGGAGGACCATCAAATGGACCGCTTCCTGGTCAAAGAAGTGCAGTGCTCAGTCTGCACAACAGTACAACAG GCACAACAAACTTGCGTGGAGTGTAATGTGACCTTTGGGGAATATTACTGTGACATTTGTCACCTGTTTGATAAAGACAAGAAGCAGTATCACTGTCAGCCCTGTGGAATTTGCAG GATCGGACCAAGGGAGAAATACTTCCACTGTGAGAAGTGCAATCTCTGTTTAGCAGGAGATCTAAGAGGAAATCACAAG TGTGTTGAAAATGTTTCAAGACAGAACTGCCCAGTGTGTATGGAG GATATCCACACATCCAGAATAGGAGCCCAAATTCTTCCATGTGGCCATCTTCTACACAA AACATGCTTTGATGACATGGTCCAAACTGG TGCGTATCGATGCCCACTCTGTATGCACTCTGCTTGGAATATGGAGCACAACTGGGAGCAGATGGACAAGGAGATCACTCAGTCACCCATGCCCACTGAATACCAGGATGCCACTGTGAAG ATCATATGTAATGACTGCCAAACCCAGTGTACGGTGCCTTTCCATGTTCTGGGAATGAAGTGCAGTGGCTGTGGGTCCTACAACACAGCCCAGAATGGGGGACTGATACGGCAGTCCCGGGAACCACAGCCCCAGGAGCCAGAGCAGCAGCCCCAGTCCCCATTGCCAGAACCATAG
- the LOC118358125 gene encoding RING finger and CHY zinc finger domain-containing protein 1 isoform X2: MNREAPCCGKAYVCRLCHDAEEDHQMDRFLVKEVQCSVCTTVQQAQQTCVECNVTFGEYYCDICHLFDKDKKQYHCQPCGICRIGPREKYFHCEKCNLCLAGDLRGNHKCVENVSRQNCPVCMEDIHTSRIGAQILPCGHLLHKTCFDDMVQTGAYRCPLCMHSAWNMEHNWEQMDKEITQSPMPTEYQDATVKIICNDCQTQCTVPFHVLGMKCSGCGSYNTAQNGGLIRQSREPQPQEPEQQPQSPLPEP, encoded by the exons ATGAATAGAGAG GCTCCGTGTTGTGGTAAAGCATACGTTTGTCGCCTGTGCCATGACGCTGAGGAGGACCATCAAATGGACCGCTTCCTGGTCAAAGAAGTGCAGTGCTCAGTCTGCACAACAGTACAACAG GCACAACAAACTTGCGTGGAGTGTAATGTGACCTTTGGGGAATATTACTGTGACATTTGTCACCTGTTTGATAAAGACAAGAAGCAGTATCACTGTCAGCCCTGTGGAATTTGCAG GATCGGACCAAGGGAGAAATACTTCCACTGTGAGAAGTGCAATCTCTGTTTAGCAGGAGATCTAAGAGGAAATCACAAG TGTGTTGAAAATGTTTCAAGACAGAACTGCCCAGTGTGTATGGAG GATATCCACACATCCAGAATAGGAGCCCAAATTCTTCCATGTGGCCATCTTCTACACAA AACATGCTTTGATGACATGGTCCAAACTGG TGCGTATCGATGCCCACTCTGTATGCACTCTGCTTGGAATATGGAGCACAACTGGGAGCAGATGGACAAGGAGATCACTCAGTCACCCATGCCCACTGAATACCAGGATGCCACTGTGAAG ATCATATGTAATGACTGCCAAACCCAGTGTACGGTGCCTTTCCATGTTCTGGGAATGAAGTGCAGTGGCTGTGGGTCCTACAACACAGCCCAGAATGGGGGACTGATACGGCAGTCCCGGGAACCACAGCCCCAGGAGCCAGAGCAGCAGCCCCAGTCCCCATTGCCAGAACCATAG